A genomic window from Lycium barbarum isolate Lr01 chromosome 4, ASM1917538v2, whole genome shotgun sequence includes:
- the LOC132635863 gene encoding ELF3-like protein 2, with amino-acid sequence MKRKGEEKVMGPMFPRLHVNDTEKGGPRAPPRNKMALYEQLSIPSQRFNNSGAKLGPPSSTQGSGHDRVVYFPVQHPPSRHLTDKPPGHSSDPTTLLQQYELKKRTEEDDFTVPVFVNSKLGQATGSHNLDMEKLSPFGPVFLGRPNKELEGVTDLTLRQQRNSQNEENPNSLASREKTTSNSASKECRVDPQVGCTIIPEPIKGIDDGDPYPMKEFAPEEQIITNDLINDTETHEDRTCKSLQTGFLDRGDDLSDASIVESISGTDISPDDVVGIIGLKRFWKARRAIVNQQRLFAIQVFELHRLIKVQKLIAGSPNSMLEDSAYLDKPLKNSSGKRLPLDCIVRESQSVPKRKNDSEKPNFRMEYSAESTVGKPSLSSVQNGSQLSSHRPFSGNPLPTPVTNDSNAGPWCFQQPPGHQWLIPVMSPSEGLVYKPFPGPGFTSGPPGSTPTMGNFFASYGVPAPHLHHYQGMGVPFTPPTGHGYFPQYGMPVSNPPISSSAAEESNQFTLPGLQRQFSGVVDNFNNIQHEDSSNVPSEKNGTIPDVVRFQATKDNELHASSASSPSERPHGTDTAEGRNMLSLFPTSPATDNPDSSPQACVPDHPARVIKVVPHNKRSATESVARIFQSIQQERKQYDSGFTHL; translated from the exons atgaagagaAAAGGTGAAGAGAAAGTTATGGGGCCTATGTTTCCAAGGCTTCATGTTAATGATACAGAAAAAGGAGGTCCAAGAGCACCTCCAAGGAACAAAATGGCTTTGTATGAGCAGCTTAGCATACCTTCTCAGAGATTCAACAACTCTGGGGCAAAGTTGGGGCCACCTTCCTCAACTCAG GGGAGCGGGCACGACAGAGTTGTATATTTCCCTGTACAACACCCTCCATCCAGACATCTAACTGATAAACCACCTGGCCACAGTTCCGATCCCACTACTCTCTTGCAGCAATATGAATTGAAAAAGAGAACAGAAGAGGATGACTTTACTGTACCTGTCTTTGTTAACTCCAAGCTTGGTCAGGCCACTGGGAGTCATAATCTGGATATGGAAAAGCTCTCTCCCTTCGGTCCAGTCTTTTTAGGGCGTCCTAATAAAGAGTTGGAAGGAGTTACAGATCTAACTTTGAGACAACAGCGCAATAGCCAAAACGAGGAGAATCCCAATTCTCTTGCTAGTAGAGAGAAAACAACCTCAAACTCTGCATCCAAGG AATGCAGAGTGGATCCTCAGGTTGGTTGTACCATCATACCTGAACCTATTAAGGGTATAGATGATGGCGATCCGTATCCCATGAAAGAATTTGCACCAGAAGAGCAGATAATTACTAATGATCTTATTAATGATACGGAAACCCACGAAGACAGGACATGCAAATCATTACAAACAGGATTTTTGGACCGAGGTGACGACTTATCTGATGCTTCTATAGTGGAATCTATATCTGGAACAGACATCTCTCCTGATGACGTTGTGGGAATAATTGGCTTAAAGCGTTTCTGGAAAGCCAGAAGAGCAATTGTCAA CCAGCAAAGATTGTTTGCCATCCAAGTGTTCGAGTTGCATCGACTAATAAAG GTCCAAAAGCTCATTGCCGGGTCACCAAATAGTATGCTTGAAGATTCTGCTTATCTAGACAAACCTTTAAAGAATTCGTCTGGCAAAAGACTTCCATTGGACTGTATTGTTAGAGAATCTCAAAGTGTTCCGAAGCGCAAGAATGATTCTGAGAAGCCTAACTTCAGGATGGAATACTCTGCTGAAAGCACTGTGGGAAAGCCATCTCTTTCTTCTGTGCAAAATGGTAGCCAGCTCTCTAGCCACAGACCATTTTCAGGAAATCCACTGCCAACACCTGTGACAAATGATTCTAACGCGGGTCCTTGGTGCTTCCAACAACCTCCGGGGCACCAGTGGTTGATCCCGGTGATGTCTCCTTCTGAAGGACTTGTATACAAGCCTTTCCCTGGACCTGGATTCACGAGTGGGCCTCCAGGATCGACTCCAACGATGGGGAACTTTTTTGCTTCATATGGAGTTCCTGCTCCTCATCTTCATCACTATCAAGGGATGGGAGTTCCTTTTACGCCTCCAACTGGTCATGGCTACTTTCCTCAGTATGGCATGCCGGTTTCGAATCCACCAATCTCATCATCTGCTGCTGAAGAATCAAACCAGTTTACCTTGCCAGGTTTGCAACGCCAGTTTTCTGGAGTGGTTGATAACTTTAATAACATTCAACATGAGGACTCGAGTAATGTTCCGAGTGAGAAGAATGGAACTATTCCCGATGTTGTAAGGTTTCAGGCCACAAAAGATAATGAGCTACATGCCAGCTCTGCAAGTAGTCCAAGTGAGAGACCTCATGGAACGGACACCGCAGAAGGAAGAAACATGCTCTCTCTTTTCCCCACATCTCCAGCTACTGACAACCCTGATAGTAGCCCCCAGGCTTGTGTGCCTGATCATCCAGCAAGAGTTATCAAGGTTGTACCTCACAATAAAAGGTCTGCCACAGAATCCGTTGCTCGGATATTTCAGTCTATACAACAAGAGAGAAAACAATATGACTCAGGTTTCACACATCTATAG